The Epinephelus lanceolatus isolate andai-2023 chromosome 13, ASM4190304v1, whole genome shotgun sequence genomic interval TGCTGGAGTAGCCGATGTGGCTGTAGCTCCCCAGCGAGAGGATGTCGCAGTCAGTGCACTGCTCCCGTTTGAGAGCCGACATCAGCTTTAACAGGTGGATGAAGTCCGGGGACATGTAGTGGTCCTCCTCGATCAGCAGGACTGCGCCCTTGTGGTCCTTCAGGACGCGGACTCTGTCCCATACAAAGTGCAGCTTCCACCACCAGTGGTGCTTGGTCTGGGAGAACTTCGCCTCACGGTAGTGACCGAATGAGTCGGGGTACTCTGCGTTGATGCAACCCAGCTTTAAGGCGTCTTTTTTGGGAATGTCTCTGGGGCAATCCCTGGGGTCGTGTCCGGGGAACTCCTGCGGGTACAGCTGGAtgctgaaggggaaaaaaatctgaagtACCTGACAGAAGTCAACAGAGGCCACCACTTTATTTATCTCAGGGGACCAGTAATCATGGCTGAATATCAGCAGTATGCTCTCCACACCTCTGGCCTTCCGCAAACTGTCCACTAATAGTTTAAGGTAGTCAGGTCGGTTGTGGACCTGAACCACCACGACCAGATCGTCCTTCTGTCGCGCCGCCTTAAACTTTTCCTCATTTCTTATCGTCTGGTCGAAGTTGAGCTGGAAGACGATGCCGCGATACACTAAAGTGGTGTTATCTGCCTCAGGCTTGGGTATCTTCTCTTTGTCCTTTGCTTTCTCCTGGTGTGTGTCGTTTGCTTGTATAACAGGGGGCTGAACAGGTGCCCTGCTGACGGCAGGTGTGGCTTGCACCTGGATATGATTGTTgatgctactgctgctgctgctgctaatgctgctgcttcTCCTCACTGTCTCCACTTCCTTGGGGAATGAGCCGCCTCCTCCGCCTCCGCCGCCGTCGTTCTTCTTCTGCCTTCCGCTGCTCCAGAAAGCTAGGCCACAGATGACAACCACCACAGTCAGTATCACCACCTTCCTCTTGTAGATTCGGAATCTCATGATAGGGGAGGCAGCCTCTTGCG includes:
- the mgat2 gene encoding alpha-1,6-mannosyl-glycoprotein 2-beta-N-acetylglucosaminyltransferase, whose protein sequence is MRFRIYKRKVVILTVVVVICGLAFWSSGRQKKNDGGGGGGGGSFPKEVETVRRSSSISSSSSSSINNHIQVQATPAVSRAPVQPPVIQANDTHQEKAKDKEKIPKPEADNTTLVYRGIVFQLNFDQTIRNEEKFKAARQKDDLVVVVQVHNRPDYLKLLVDSLRKARGVESILLIFSHDYWSPEINKVVASVDFCQVLQIFFPFSIQLYPQEFPGHDPRDCPRDIPKKDALKLGCINAEYPDSFGHYREAKFSQTKHHWWWKLHFVWDRVRVLKDHKGAVLLIEEDHYMSPDFIHLLKLMSALKREQCTDCDILSLGSYSHIGYSSKANKVEVKAWKSTEHNMGMALSRDTYQKLIQCTDTFCTYDDYNWDWSLQHLTVSCLPSYWKVMVSEAPRIFHAGDCGMHHKKASCMPISQKTKIENILQSSGNQLFPKNLLITKRLPANGAGGVAPHVKNGGWGDIRDHELCKSYVRLQ